A part of Liolophura sinensis isolate JHLJ2023 chromosome 1, CUHK_Ljap_v2, whole genome shotgun sequence genomic DNA contains:
- the LOC135479330 gene encoding beta-4C adrenergic receptor-like, with product MSIWSLALVSVDRYIAILYPLRYMALMTEKRTCGIICALWLLDIILYTSPMMASPGFLYYQYSPKEAICGLYWGFRAFCYFTAGCVPVLSGTVIVFTNFRVFQSVLRLRRAVNALPSQNPPATNQPAVTSTKSFKAVKVLLLTSVTYFLMWGPYVVVNVFMMPFYPELAFSSGLLFSVMWLANSNSFINVVIYSCFYRGFRSRAWRLIVTCCGMRSERRVASTQRPESMDIDTLT from the coding sequence ATGTCAATCTGGAGCCTAGCCTTGGTCAGTGTTGACCGCTACATCGCCATCTTGTATCCATTACGCTACATGGCCCTGATGACGGAGAAAAGAACATGTGGTATTATATGCGCTCTGTGGCTCCTAGACATTATCCTATATACTTCTCCCATGATGGCCAGTCCGGGATTTCTGTACTACCAGTACTCTCCGAAAGAGGCCATTTGTGGGTTGTACTGGGGATTTAGGGCTTTCTGTTACTTCACCGCGGGTTGTGTGCCTGTGCTGTCTGGGACAGTTATCGTCTTCACCAACTTCAGGGTGTTCCAGTCCGTTCTTCGCCTGAGGAGGGCCGTTAACGCGTTGCCTTCCCAAAACCCGCCAGCGACTAACCAACCGGCTGTCACCTCCACTAAGAGCTTCAAAGCCGTCAAAGTTCTCTTGCTGACGTCGGTAACTTATTTCCTCATGTGGGGTCCTTACGTAGTAGTCAACGTCTTCATGATGCCTTTTTACCCAGAATTAGCCTTCTCAAGTGGACTTCTCTTTTCAGTGATGTGGCTTGCCAACAGCAATAGTTTCATAAATGTCGTCATATACTCTTGCTTCTATCGTGGTTTCCGGTCCAGGGCCTGGCGGTTGATTGTGACGTGTTGTGGCATGCGGTCAGAAAGGAGAGTGGCATCAACTCAACGACCTGAAAGTATGGACATAGACACTTTAACATAA
- the LOC135479238 gene encoding uncharacterized protein LOC135479238 has translation MDNKIIYRKLQETDRDSIEDMLYTSFILEDPLEVSLGIECPREARILVEPLVGWALADGVSVVAEHVPSRELAGVCLNTVDSEVKRSIPVPAGDPDCTKMKVVLDFLDDMRDGVDLRKQFSMTKVVDIRIINVLHKYAGKGIGRALVEESLLLAKDHGCVTACAEATGVFSQKLFQCLGFTTVNEVFYSNYIKDGMLVFNNTGIHRSCRLVAKTL, from the coding sequence ATGgacaacaaaataatttacCGAAAGTTGCAGGAAACGGACCGCGATTCCATAGAAGACATGTTGTATACGTCATTTATCCTAGAAGATCCTCTGGAAGTGTCTCTAGGTATCGAATGTCCCCGTGAAGCCAGGATCCTTGTGGAACCTTTGGTGGGATGGGCTCTTGCGGACGGAGTGTCTGTGGTAGCAGAACACGTACCATCTAGAGAACTTGCTGGCGTGTGTCTCAACACAGTCGATTCAGAAGTGAAAAGATCTATCCCTGTGCCAGCGGGCGACCCGGACTGTACTAAAATGAAAGTAGTTCTGGATTTCTTAGACGATATGCGTGACGGAGTAGACTTACGTAAACAGTTTTCTATGACTAAGGTTGTTGACATCCGCATCATAAATGTGCTCCATAAGTACGCCGGCAAAGGAATTGGACGGGCTTTGGTAGAGGAGAGCCTGCTGTTGGCCAAAGATCACGGCTGTGTGACCGCCTGTGCTGAAGCAACAGGCGTCTTTTCACAAAAGCTCTTCCAGTGTTTAGGATTTACTACTGTAAAtgaagtgttttattctaactacaTCAAGGACGGCATGTTGGTGTTCAATAATACAGGAATCCATAGATCATGTCGTCTTGTCGCCAAAACCCTTTAA